The segment TGTCTTTCTTCAGAGCTAGGTGCGTCCACATCTGGGGTGAGGTGGGCTGCTCTGGATTGCCCCCTCCTCACTGTCAGGGCAGAACCCAGCTGGCCCTGGGCGCTTGGCGTTCATTCTCTGAACCAGGGTTCCATCACTGATCAGCCCCAACTGCCTGAGCATTTCCTGGGTCTGATAAATGAGTTTAGACCCCAGGTTTTCAGGCCTGGGCCAGGAAGAGCTAgccaccacccacccacctccAACCCCCCCTGCCCGGATTGCCACCCTGGAGGCTGCACCTTGGCTAGATCCTTAGGGCTCTGACCTTAACCCTGTATGGAGATTCCCATACTGCAAAGCAGGCAACCTAGGCCTGGCCCGTCTGGTCCTGATCGCATCCTCAGCACCTGTTCCACGCTGGCCTGCACAATCTCTATCTTCCCCACTGCTGGGACTGCACAAGCACAGTAGGTGCTGCTAGGTTGCTCGTCAGGCCCCCCACAAGAGGAGCAGAGACCCCTCCTGACAGGTGGGTTGTGAATCTGTCTTAATTAAAATGTGCAGGAGAGAGGTCCCCAAGGAGTGGTGTCCTTACCCCCCTGCTCTGAACAAGGGGCAGCGAATCAAGGTACCGTGGGGGACAGTGAAGCAGTGACCCAGGGATAGCTTCCAGTCGATGGAAGTGGCTTCTCTGCCCACTCCAGTCAGGGCTCCCCACCTGGAAACTACTGGAATCTGGGTGGGGGCTGCACTGACCACAGTGCATGTCCTGTACCCTGGCATTTACCAACTGCTTTCACATCCCCCATCTTGTCAAAGCCCCGTAGCCCCCGATGAGGTAGGTGAGGACTATCAgacctattttatagatgaggcagATAAGGTCAGAGAGGCAAAtggatttgctcaaggtcacactgctGCTAGATGACAGAGCCGGGTATCACCTACATGCTGATGGTGGGGAGGGTGGCAcaggctctgtgactttgggccagttacttaacctctctgaacctcagtcttcTCATGTGAAAAATGGGGATAGTGATAGTTCTACCTTGTCAGattactgtgaagattaaatgaaataatgctgtaAAATGACCTCAGCATAGTCGTGGCCTGGGGGCCTACTCCATAAATGTGAGCAATGATTGTGATTATTATCCCAAGGGTACTCAGATGCTGTCCCTGTGTAGGCTACACCCCAGGTAAAGCCCTGTTACCTCCAGGCTCCCACCTTGTCTCTGTTGGTGTCGCACAAGACCTGCTAAGCTGGGCTCAGGGTCCAGATGTGGAgaagcagggacagaggagggctgCAGGACTTCTCTCCAAGCTGCCTGCCTGGGGAAGGGGGCCAGGAGTCTGTCTCTGGCTCTGGTTCACAGCCCCACGGCAGTGGCTGCCCGCTTTCTCACGTGGACCTCAGGTCTGCTCAGGTCCAAGCAGGGACTGGCTGAGGCTCTCCTTGAGTCTTTCATCTCTAAAGGTCAAGGCTGCGCATGGGAGCTGAAAGGATTGGGAGTGGTCCAGGTTCTCAAAACAGACctctgcccagcccagcctggccctcCAGGGTCTGCAGGTTTCTGAGCATGGAGGCCCAATCATGCTAGTGTCTTTTTCCTTCCCTGTGTGCTGGGCAACCCTGAGATGGGAGAGGGGGCGGGATTGGATGCACTCAGGTAAGGGAAGGAGAAGCAAAAGTCAACCTCGGGGTAAAAGGCATAAAAGGCACGGGCGTGTGACTGACCGGGCCCAGCCGGAGTGACACCACCCCCAGACCCTCGGTCCTGCAGTCTCTTCCGAATCACTGACCATGAGCCCTGGCCTCGGACCTGCAGCTTGGGAGCTCTTCTCTTGCTCACGAATCCCCTTCAGGGCAAGGCCCAGACTGTTAGCCAGCCTCCACCACTGTGctctgcaggggtgggggtgggggtcccagGTCAGACTTCCCCTTCCTCATTTCTACACATTTGGATGCCCCCTTCAGGGGTCCTGCCgtgagaaggaagggaggatggTTCTGGCCACGCTTCCTGGGAACTAAGAGGTAAGCAGGCATCTTGTGTCCAAGATGAGCTTTGTGAAAGCCTTGGGGCCTGTGGGCTGGATccttagcattttaaaattttattatgactgcatttgtttaaatatatatatatatttatagctcTATGTGCCCaccgccccccagcccctccccagccctagTTTTTCCCCTTGGCTTTCTGTCTGGTGGCCGTGTAGGGCAGCACCGTCTGCGTGCTCTTGTCCGACACCGTTTGGGTACTGCTATTCCGTGTGACCCTGCGGGTCTGCTCAGGGACCGAGGTGGGGCCTGAGCGGCGTCCAGTCAGAGGAGAGCGCCTGGGCTTGTAGGGAGCCGGGGAGGGCTTGAGGGGGCCAGCAGGGGCCTCTGTGTGGGCAGGCTCCGGGGACAGGCCCCCCTCCTCCTCTGCGGCCTCCTCCTCGCCGTCCCCCTCCTCGTCGTCACAGCACAGAGCGTGGTAGAGCACTTTGTCGCTGAACCGCACCCTTTCCCGCGTCCCCGGGGTCCGCTGGGGCAGCTGGCCCTTCACAGGGCCGGCGCTGAAGGCCTCCTCACTGGAGGAGTCCGGGGTCTCCACCCGGGGCCCGTTGGGGACGGGCAGGCCACCGTTCATGAGCCGGTAGTCTGGGCCGGCCCCCGGCCGGGTCGACTCGGGGCCGTCCACGGAGTCTGAGGGCGTGGAGATGTCCAGGAAGGAGCAGAACTCCCAGCTGTCCGAGAGGATGTCGGCCGTCATAAAGTCCAGGTGGCCAAGGTCAAAGGGGCCGCCCACGCCTGCCTTGTCGCTGCTGGAGGTGCTGCTCACAGTGGCTGTGGTCCAGTCATCTGGCTCCAGTTCAAAGTCGAAGTCCGAGGTTAGTTTATCGATTTGGCTCACCACCTGGCCGGGCAAGGGGAGAGGAGTGAGCGGCCAGCATCACCAAGGTGCGAGTGTGCCCTGTCCCAGCCTTGGCTAATGACCCTACAGGACACAGGTGGACTTGAGTTCACAGGTTTGCTCGCCCTGTTGAGGGCCAAAGCTGGACCAAGGTTAACACAGCTGGTTCGGGCCATCCGCCTTTTTCCACTCCTCAGTGcctctgggagagggagggtgcCTTCCAGCCCTGCACCCCATCCATTCACACACATCCCCTCCTGCCCCAAAGCCAGCTGCTGTTCTGGGGGGCAGCCCTAGTTCTCAGAGTTGGATCTTCCTTTGATTGGGGACCATTTGAAACAGGGCTGAGAGATTCCAGCAAGTCCATTCAGTGGCAGGATGAGCAGCCCACCCACCCTCGGAGAGGAAATTAAATGTGAAAACCGCAAGAAGGCTGCCCAGGCTTTCTGAAACATCCTGGACTGGCCTCTGCAGCAGGTCAGAAACTGGCCCCATGGGTCTCCATCACCCCACCCCTACATAGATAGCCCCAgagcctcctctctcctccctttccccactgCTTGATGAGTGGAGATCAATCCTGGCTTGTGGGGGAAGGAATAAAGCAAGCATTATTTGGTAAGCAATAAGAAAATCATCCATCCTGGGCCCAGAGCTGCTTGTTAAATGCACTCGGGCTGCAGAGGTCAGTGCACCCCCCAGGTCCTGCCCCGTACAGGTAGCCCTGCCTCAGGATGGCCCCTCGCCGAGGCCAGGTCAGCACAGACACCGGTGATGAAGACAGTGAGGGGGGAAGGGAGACCAggcagagacacagggagaggacagagcaaggggaggagaggagatgcaGGCCGGAATCCAAGccagcaaaacaacaacaaaagca is part of the Bos indicus x Bos taurus breed Angus x Brahman F1 hybrid chromosome 10, Bos_hybrid_MaternalHap_v2.0, whole genome shotgun sequence genome and harbors:
- the INSYN1 gene encoding inhibitory synaptic factor 1, encoding MNIRGTPDLGQPSDDPSSGGERERIRQRMKMVIGQLEDILRELKEVAKELREVVSQIDKLTSDFDFELEPDDWTTATVSSTSSSDKAGVGGPFDLGHLDFMTADILSDSWEFCSFLDISTPSDSVDGPESTRPGAGPDYRLMNGGLPVPNGPRVETPDSSSEEAFSAGPVKGQLPQRTPGTRERVRFSDKVLYHALCCDDEEGDGEEEAAEEEGGLSPEPAHTEAPAGPLKPSPAPYKPRRSPLTGRRSGPTSVPEQTRRVTRNSSTQTVSDKSTQTVLPYTATRQKAKGKN